In Prescottella soli, a genomic segment contains:
- a CDS encoding rod shape-determining protein has product MRGLGIDLGTTNTVVGTLDGGIVLNEPSFMLVRNKDPHRALAIGQDARNLVGRTPAGITQVRPMRDGVIVDLESARAFVTAVIEQVAPHRRYGRRPTAVISAPAGATPLERRALLEVGHEAGLRKVGLIPGPVAGALGCGVNPLEPRAHLIVSVGGGTSEVTAISFGGVISHRSCQLAGEELTEALHHYLREEHQIIVGELTAERAKMGAPDTADEQSLVVEGLDAVTGRARLISLDVEEIVEALRPTTTGIVQTLTACLEDLPPQAISDVMSEGVLVIGGGSMLRGLSQLFEESFGLPVKTAERPLTCVAEGATACLDHPEVVAAYSG; this is encoded by the coding sequence GTGCGCGGACTTGGCATCGATCTCGGAACAACTAACACAGTCGTGGGAACCCTGGACGGCGGAATCGTCCTGAACGAACCGTCTTTCATGCTGGTTCGGAACAAAGATCCGCACCGCGCCCTCGCGATCGGCCAGGATGCGCGCAACCTCGTCGGCCGCACGCCGGCGGGCATCACGCAGGTTCGCCCCATGCGTGACGGGGTGATCGTGGATCTGGAGTCGGCCCGGGCATTCGTCACGGCCGTCATCGAGCAGGTCGCCCCGCACCGACGGTACGGTCGGCGGCCGACGGCGGTCATCTCGGCTCCCGCCGGGGCCACCCCGCTCGAGCGCCGGGCACTGCTCGAGGTCGGGCACGAGGCCGGCCTGCGGAAGGTCGGACTGATCCCCGGACCGGTGGCGGGTGCACTCGGGTGCGGCGTCAACCCCCTGGAACCTCGCGCCCATCTCATAGTGAGCGTCGGCGGCGGCACCTCGGAGGTCACTGCCATCAGTTTCGGTGGTGTGATCTCGCACCGCAGTTGCCAACTGGCGGGAGAGGAACTGACCGAGGCGCTGCACCACTACCTGCGCGAAGAGCATCAGATCATCGTCGGCGAGCTCACCGCGGAACGCGCCAAGATGGGCGCACCCGATACCGCCGACGAGCAGTCGCTCGTAGTGGAGGGACTCGACGCCGTCACGGGCCGCGCACGGCTGATCTCGCTCGATGTCGAGGAGATAGTGGAAGCGCTGCGGCCGACCACGACCGGAATCGTGCAGACGCTCACCGCCTGCTTGGAAGATCTTCCCCCGCAAGCCATCAGCGACGTGATGTCCGAAGGCGTCCTGGTGATCGGGGGTGGCTCGATGCTCCGCGGGCTGTCCCAGCTGTTCGAAGAATCGTTCGGCCTGCCGGTCAAGACGGCCGAGCGCCCGCTCACGTGCGTCGCCGAGGGCGCCACCGCCTGCCTGGATCACCCGGAGGTCGTCGCCGCGTACAGCGGCTGA
- the htpG gene encoding molecular chaperone HtpG, with amino-acid sequence MTTGIEQREFQTETRQILDMMIHSVYSNKDTFLRELVSNASDALDKLKLEAFRDKDLEADTSDLHIELDVDTDARTLTVRDNGIGMSRDEVIDLIGTLAKSGTAELRRKLREAKDAAASEELIGQFGIGFYSTFMVADKVTLLTRKAGEKHGTRWESSGDATYTIETVDDAPQGTTVTLHLKPEDVEDHLYDYASERKLREIVKRYSDFIAYPVRMQVERPAPKGDDDTEDTEPKTVVETETLNSMKALWARPRSEVSDDEYNEFYKHVSHSWDDPLEVIPMKAEGTFEYQALLFIPSHAPFDLFSREHRAGIHLYVKRVFIMDDCEELMPEYLRFVKGVVDAQDLSLNVSREILQQDRQIRAIRRRLTKKVLTTIKDMLSSEDEATREKYRTVWSQFGRVLKEGLLSDFDNRDTLLEISSFPSTHSEDEQTTLAQYVERMKDGHEQIYYLTGESRQQLEASPHMEAFRARGLEVLLLTDPVDEMWVTSVPDFDGKPLQSIAKGEVDLDTEEEKQEAEAKREEQDKEFADVLSWLTTTLEDQVKQVRLSTRLTDSPACIVGDEFGMTPALERMYRASGQQVPHFKRILELNPTHPLVEGLRSAHAARGDDPSLAETAELLYGTALLAEGGELEDPAHFAKLLANRLARTV; translated from the coding sequence ATGACCACGGGTATCGAACAGCGCGAGTTCCAGACCGAGACTCGCCAGATTCTGGATATGATGATCCATTCGGTGTACTCCAACAAGGACACCTTCCTCCGAGAGCTCGTCTCCAACGCGTCCGACGCGCTCGACAAGCTCAAGCTCGAGGCGTTCCGCGACAAGGACCTCGAAGCGGACACGTCGGATCTGCACATCGAGCTCGACGTCGACACCGACGCCCGCACTCTCACGGTGCGCGATAACGGCATCGGCATGTCCCGCGACGAGGTGATCGACCTGATCGGCACCCTCGCCAAGTCGGGCACCGCCGAGCTGCGCCGCAAGCTGCGCGAAGCGAAGGACGCGGCGGCGTCCGAGGAATTGATCGGCCAGTTCGGCATCGGTTTCTACTCGACGTTCATGGTGGCCGACAAGGTCACGCTGCTCACGCGCAAGGCCGGCGAGAAGCACGGGACGCGGTGGGAGTCCAGCGGAGACGCCACCTACACGATCGAGACGGTCGACGACGCCCCCCAGGGCACGACGGTGACGCTGCATCTCAAGCCCGAGGACGTCGAGGACCACCTGTACGACTACGCGTCCGAGCGCAAGCTCCGCGAGATCGTCAAGCGCTACTCGGATTTCATCGCGTACCCGGTGCGGATGCAGGTCGAGCGTCCCGCACCGAAGGGTGACGACGACACCGAGGACACGGAGCCGAAGACGGTCGTCGAGACGGAGACGCTCAACTCGATGAAGGCGCTGTGGGCCCGGCCGCGCAGCGAGGTCTCCGACGACGAGTACAACGAGTTCTACAAGCACGTCAGCCACTCGTGGGACGACCCGCTCGAGGTCATCCCGATGAAGGCCGAGGGCACGTTCGAGTACCAGGCGCTGCTGTTCATCCCGTCGCACGCGCCGTTCGACCTGTTCTCCCGCGAACACCGCGCCGGCATCCACCTGTACGTCAAGCGGGTGTTCATCATGGACGACTGCGAAGAACTCATGCCCGAGTACCTGCGCTTCGTCAAGGGGGTGGTGGACGCGCAGGACCTGTCGCTCAACGTCTCTCGCGAGATCCTGCAGCAGGACCGGCAGATCCGGGCGATCCGCCGCCGGCTCACCAAGAAGGTCCTCACCACGATCAAGGACATGCTCTCGTCCGAGGACGAGGCGACCCGGGAGAAGTACCGCACGGTGTGGTCGCAGTTCGGCCGGGTTCTCAAGGAGGGTCTGCTCTCGGACTTCGACAACCGCGACACCCTGCTCGAGATCTCGTCGTTCCCGTCGACGCACAGCGAGGACGAGCAGACCACGCTGGCCCAGTACGTCGAGCGGATGAAGGACGGGCACGAGCAGATCTACTACCTCACCGGCGAGTCCCGCCAACAACTCGAGGCGTCGCCGCACATGGAGGCGTTCCGGGCCCGCGGCCTCGAGGTGCTGCTGCTCACCGACCCGGTCGACGAGATGTGGGTGACGTCGGTCCCCGACTTCGACGGCAAGCCGCTGCAGTCGATCGCGAAGGGCGAGGTGGACCTCGACACCGAGGAGGAGAAGCAGGAGGCCGAGGCCAAGCGCGAGGAGCAGGACAAGGAGTTCGCCGACGTCCTCTCCTGGCTCACCACGACCCTCGAGGACCAGGTCAAGCAGGTGCGCCTGTCGACCCGCCTCACCGACTCCCCCGCGTGCATCGTCGGCGACGAGTTCGGCATGACGCCGGCGCTCGAGCGGATGTACCGAGCATCGGGCCAGCAGGTTCCGCACTTCAAGCGGATCCTCGAACTCAACCCGACGCACCCACTGGTGGAGGGTCTGCGCAGCGCCCACGCAGCGCGCGGCGACGACCCGAGCCTCGCGGAGACCGCCGAATTGCTCTACGGCACGGCGCTTCTCGCGGAAGGCGGCGAGCTGGAGGACCCGGCGCACTTCGCGAAGCTGCTCGCCAACCGTCTGGCGCGCACCGTCTGA
- a CDS encoding Dabb family protein, with translation MFEVTRLIHFADTAGAEFRRAIVAGLRADVQPHATAVLIDTALPGGINTGDVIARFRFDTESDWRAVENVVDSWFWSPAVDRVDGVSYTGTVSPSDSAAAPTVYRLLLVAVDPATDPGLVRQFEAETGAMPHYIRSIGASQLARVRDTTGSAAWTHVWEQEYASLDGLTGPYMTHPYHWAHVDRWFDPERGRKIVTALCHGFVAIEEPFLTTG, from the coding sequence ATGTTTGAGGTGACCCGGCTGATCCACTTCGCCGACACCGCCGGCGCCGAGTTCCGCCGGGCCATCGTCGCGGGTCTGCGCGCCGACGTGCAACCGCACGCCACGGCCGTGCTGATCGACACCGCGCTTCCCGGCGGGATCAACACCGGGGACGTGATCGCCCGATTCCGCTTCGACACCGAATCCGATTGGCGCGCAGTGGAGAACGTCGTGGATTCCTGGTTCTGGAGCCCGGCGGTCGACCGGGTCGACGGGGTCAGCTACACCGGCACCGTCTCCCCGTCGGACAGCGCCGCCGCGCCGACGGTGTACCGGCTGCTGCTCGTCGCCGTCGATCCGGCCACCGATCCCGGGCTGGTCCGACAGTTCGAGGCCGAGACCGGGGCGATGCCCCACTACATCCGCTCGATCGGTGCCTCCCAGCTCGCCAGGGTGCGCGATACGACCGGTTCCGCGGCCTGGACGCACGTGTGGGAGCAGGAGTACGCGAGCCTCGACGGCCTCACCGGCCCCTACATGACCCACCCGTACCACTGGGCGCACGTCGACCGGTGGTTCGATCCCGAGCGCGGTCGGAAGATCGTGACGGCACTATGTCACGGCTTCGTGGCGATCGAGGAACCTTTCCTCACCACAGGGTGA